The nucleotide sequence CAAGAGCCTGGGGATCTTTAACCTGGATGGGATTCCGCCGGCTCCGAGAGGTGTGCCGCAGATCGAAGTGATCTTTGACATCGATGCCAACGGTATCATGCATGTAACAGCAAAAGATAAAGGAACCGGTAAAGAACAGAAGATCCATATCGAAGCGGGAAGCGGCTTAAGCAAGGATGAAGTAGAAAAAATGAAAGCAGAGGCAAAAGCCAATGAAGCAACGGATAAGGCAGAGCGTGAAAAGATCGATAAGCTGAATGCGGCCGACAGCCTGGTGTTCCAGACCGAGAAGCAGCTGAAAGAATATGGTGATAAGATCCCTGCAGATAAAAAATCCGTGATTGAAGGCGCCGTTGAAAAATTAAAAGAAGCGCATAAACAACAGGATATTGCTGGTATTGATAAATCCATGGAAGAACTGAATGCCGCCTGGACCGCAGCCAGCGAGGATATCTATAAATCTGGACAAGGCGCTGAAGGTGCACAGGCCAACGCAGGTCAGCCCGGAGGCGATCAGGCAGCCGGTGGTAACGCAGGCGGTGCGGATGATGTGACCGACGTTCCGTTTGAAGAAGTGAAATAAATCATTTGATAGCAAGAAGTGATCCCGGCAAGCAATTGCCGGGATTTTTTTATGTGAGTACGGCAAACAAATATCTCTCCCGGAAATATAAAATCTGATCTCAGGGAATGCTGTTCTTTTCCCCGGTCTGTTCCGCGCTTTTGAAATGTAAGATGGCGATGCGCCGGTTGCGCAAGAACAAGGAGAAACAAGGAGAGGACCCGGTATAGTTTCGGGTTGATAAGCAGGGATAAAACAGAGCGCCTGCTGCACCCTTGATGGGGTACAGATTCCACAGTTTGAGGTTGTTTTTTCTGATGCTGCTTTCAATATCCGGAGCAGCGCGGTTATGCATTTTTGGCCCAGCGATTGCGCTGAATAGACAGAAGCGGTTTTCGGTAATACATACGTTTAAAAGTTAAGTCATTAAAGAACCGGGAACTACGGGGAGCGCTGATTGAGTGCTCCTCTTTTAAAAGATGTGTTAATATACTAAATACGGGGAAAAATGATCAGAAGCGTTACCGGTATTGTTTTGATAAGCATGATTTGTACACTGGTCATTCCGGCATGCGGGCCGCATCGCAATGATCAGAAAGAAAAAGCGGTGGCGGCAAATGAAGCAAAGTTTAAAAAAAGAAACCCGGATGTGGTGTCGGCTACACTGGAGCGTGATGCCCGTTTTGCTGTGGATGCTATAGCATCAGGCCTGATGGAAATAAAGTGGAGCGAACTGGCGCAAAAGAACGGCAGCGAACCACGGGTAAAAGCGTTTGGAAACAGTATGGCTGCAGCTCAACAGACTGCGAATAACGAATTAAGGAGAATGGCCGCTTCCAAACAAATTACATTACCGGATACAGCTGTTGCCGGTGCACGGTATCAGCAATTGAAATCTTTAACAGGAGATCGGTTTGACAAGGATTATATCAAAACCATGATCCGTTCGCAACGGCAGAACATTGAGGTTTTTAACAGATACATCAGCGCGGGAAAAGATTCAGACTTGCTGAGGTGGGCTATATTGAAGCTGCCGGCCTTGAAACAGCACCTGGGATATGCCAGAGGCGTGGACAGCATCCTGGAGCGTCAGCGGATAAATGGCGTACCTTCCCTGCCCTGACCGTTCCATTTTAATTTTAGGATATGAAAAGCAAGAAAGAAAGGAAAAAACAGTCAACGATCAAACCGGATGCAGAAACATTGCATAAAACGGACCCGCAGGAGGAAATGAAAGGCCCCGTTTCCACACCCATGCAGGAACTGGAAAAACTGTTTGATGTGTCTGAATCAAAAAAACGAACCAGGAAGAAAAAACAATAGCAATTGTTTGAAAGCAACGGTTACCGGAGGAGTTTTTCAATCAGGAAACGCCGCTGTAAGGCCCGCTGAACAACCGTTTGCACAAGGGTTATAGTATTATAATGAGTATTTTTATAAGTATAACAAAATACTTCCATTATGAGTAACCGAAGGAGTTTCCTTAAAAACATTGCTGTGGGAGCAGGAGCCCTTGCCATTGACCCTGCATTTGCCGTTGACGATGCATCTATGCAACACGCGCATGCGTTGGAGAAAACCACCGCTGCCTTTAACATGAGCGGCTTCGGGGCCACCAAACTGGATAAGGTCCGGATCGGTTTTATCGGGGTAGGCAACAGAGGCAGCGGAGCTGTCGCCCGTATGAGAAATATCGCGGAAGTGGAGATCGTTGCGATCTGTGACCACCGCCCCGAGCGTATTGCAAGATCCCAGGAAACATTGCAGAAGGCAGGATTGCCCAGGGCCAAGGAGTATACGGGAGAGGAAGGCTGGAAAGCACTTGCCGGGAGCAATGATGTAGACCTGCTCTATATCTGCACCCCCTGGTCGCTTCACACACCCATGGCGGTATATGGCATGCAGCAGGGGAAGCATGTGGCGGTGGAGGTGCCTGCAGCAGTGACGCTGGATCAGTGCTGGCAACTGGTTGAAACATCGGAGAAAACCAAGAAGCATTGTATGATGCTTGAGAACTGTTGCTATGATTTTTTTGAAATGATGACCCTCAATATGGCACAGCAAGGTGTTTTTGGCGAGTTGCTGCATGCAGAAGGGGCATATATCCATGATTTGCTGAGTATGAACTTTGAAAAGAATTCGTACGATCAGATGTGGCGCCTGGAAGAAAACGCAAAGCGCAATGGCAATCTGTATCCGACCCATGGTCTGGGACCGATAGCCCAATGTCTCAATATCAACCGGGGGGATAAAATGGATTACCTCATTTCAATGAGTACCAATGATTTTCAGATGCACGACCTGGCAGTAAAGAAAGCAGGGGAGGACAGCTTTTATAATAAATATACCAACAAGAACTTTCGGGGCAATATGAATACCTCCATCATCCGGACCACTAAGGGAAAGACGATCATGCTGCAACATGATGTTACTTCACCCCGGCCGTATTCACGTATTCATGTGCTGAGCGGTACAAAGGGCGTAGCACAAAAATGGCCCGAGCCGGCAAAGATCGCTTTCGGGCATGAGTGGGTAAAGGAAGATGAAATGAAAAAACTGGAAGAAAAATATACACCGGCATTGGTAAAACATATTGGTGAAATGGCAAAAAAAGTAGGCGGTCATGGCGGGATGGATTTTATTATGGACTGGCGACTGATCGATTGCCTGCGCAACGGGCTGCCGCTTGATCAGGATGTATATGATGCTGCACTCTGGAGTGCCGCCGGTATCGTAAGCGAACATTCTGTTGCAAAAAGGTCCTCGCCCATAAATGTGCCTGACTTTACCAGGGGGAACTGGAAAACCAACAAGCAGGTCAATCTTTCACTGGAGGGCGCCACCACCACTACACGGGCATTAAAAAGTTAAATCAGGCGTTTTAACGATACTCATTTTATCAGGACCGGATCATCTTTTATGACCGGTCCTTTTTTATTAAAGATTCCGGGCATAACTTTTGAGGCGAAGTGGTATTAACGCCGGGAACGCCCCATCCCGTTATTCCTATCCTTTAATGGCAACAGCTATGCGAAAAAAACAACTAATAAGAGGCGTTGGACTG is from Niabella beijingensis and encodes:
- a CDS encoding Gfo/Idh/MocA family protein translates to MSNRRSFLKNIAVGAGALAIDPAFAVDDASMQHAHALEKTTAAFNMSGFGATKLDKVRIGFIGVGNRGSGAVARMRNIAEVEIVAICDHRPERIARSQETLQKAGLPRAKEYTGEEGWKALAGSNDVDLLYICTPWSLHTPMAVYGMQQGKHVAVEVPAAVTLDQCWQLVETSEKTKKHCMMLENCCYDFFEMMTLNMAQQGVFGELLHAEGAYIHDLLSMNFEKNSYDQMWRLEENAKRNGNLYPTHGLGPIAQCLNINRGDKMDYLISMSTNDFQMHDLAVKKAGEDSFYNKYTNKNFRGNMNTSIIRTTKGKTIMLQHDVTSPRPYSRIHVLSGTKGVAQKWPEPAKIAFGHEWVKEDEMKKLEEKYTPALVKHIGEMAKKVGGHGGMDFIMDWRLIDCLRNGLPLDQDVYDAALWSAAGIVSEHSVAKRSSPINVPDFTRGNWKTNKQVNLSLEGATTTTRALKS
- a CDS encoding DUF4142 domain-containing protein, which translates into the protein MIRSVTGIVLISMICTLVIPACGPHRNDQKEKAVAANEAKFKKRNPDVVSATLERDARFAVDAIASGLMEIKWSELAQKNGSEPRVKAFGNSMAAAQQTANNELRRMAASKQITLPDTAVAGARYQQLKSLTGDRFDKDYIKTMIRSQRQNIEVFNRYISAGKDSDLLRWAILKLPALKQHLGYARGVDSILERQRINGVPSLP